Proteins encoded together in one Mannheimia haemolytica window:
- the yejM gene encoding Inner membrane protein yejM, whose protein sequence is MFARLRSLLPTNSRQYREETSQKITWGHWFALFNIVLALLISSRYAFNADWPNTLVGKLYFFVSLFGHFSFVVFAGFLLILFPLSFIVKNHRTYRGLSVILATIGQTVLLVDTEVFKQFYLHLSPLVWDLLVNPEEGELTRKWQLLFVPMPLLLLAEMLYSRWCWQKLRSFSRQKWGKYVALFFVISFTATHLIYAWADMNAYRPITAQRANYPLSYPMTARNFLEKHGFIDRAEFNQEIEESGRLDTFYLNYPKSPLIATKTPSTNILLINLSGLSKQIINAETMPKLTEISQQSHRFMQHYSSGDSASAGALGLFYSLSGKYLDSVLADKTVSPLIEIARKSDYQLGLFSHNGFADPIYHQAIFSGILLPTAHSNVGAIGQWKNWISSRSLENPFFSYLDLRMPVAHTAQEQAKLLDWQFAEIWQHLTQNALLANTLVIITADIANEIEAENSFDKQHIQVPMMFYWQGESKEYHFLSSHLDIMPTLLSQFFGVQNPLNDYAQGMDLSTQNQRLWVSSSNHKWNVAIMPNGEQYQIDRKGNFKHFNSDGEHEKETRPPLALFLQMIQQSNQFIAK, encoded by the coding sequence ATGTTTGCACGCCTACGCAGTTTATTGCCGACCAATTCTCGCCAATATCGAGAAGAGACCTCACAGAAAATCACGTGGGGGCATTGGTTTGCACTATTTAATATTGTGTTGGCGCTACTCATTTCCTCTCGTTACGCATTCAATGCCGACTGGCCGAACACTCTGGTAGGCAAACTTTATTTCTTTGTCAGCCTGTTCGGGCATTTCAGTTTTGTGGTCTTTGCCGGATTTTTGTTAATCCTTTTTCCATTAAGTTTTATTGTAAAAAATCATCGCACCTATCGTGGGCTTTCCGTGATTTTAGCCACCATCGGGCAAACCGTGTTATTGGTGGATACTGAAGTCTTCAAGCAATTTTATCTGCATTTATCACCGCTTGTATGGGATTTGTTAGTCAATCCGGAAGAAGGGGAACTCACCCGTAAATGGCAACTGTTATTTGTGCCAATGCCGCTGCTTTTACTGGCAGAGATGCTCTACTCTCGCTGGTGCTGGCAAAAACTGCGTAGTTTTAGCCGCCAAAAATGGGGCAAATATGTCGCTCTATTCTTCGTAATCAGTTTTACCGCCACTCATTTAATTTATGCGTGGGCAGATATGAATGCTTATCGCCCAATTACCGCTCAACGGGCAAACTACCCCCTTTCTTACCCGATGACCGCACGCAATTTCTTAGAAAAACACGGCTTTATTGACCGAGCAGAATTTAACCAAGAAATTGAAGAAAGCGGCAGACTAGATACTTTTTATCTGAATTACCCAAAATCGCCGTTGATTGCGACCAAAACACCGTCAACCAATATTTTACTGATTAATTTATCAGGTTTATCTAAACAGATAATAAATGCCGAAACAATGCCTAAGCTGACAGAAATCAGCCAACAAAGCCACCGTTTTATGCAGCATTACAGTAGTGGTGATTCAGCCTCTGCCGGTGCATTAGGTCTATTTTACAGTTTAAGCGGTAAATATTTGGATTCCGTTTTAGCCGATAAAACCGTGTCACCGCTTATCGAAATCGCTAGAAAATCGGACTATCAATTAGGGCTGTTTTCACATAATGGTTTTGCCGACCCGATTTATCATCAGGCGATCTTCTCTGGTATTTTATTGCCTACGGCTCACAGTAATGTAGGGGCGATTGGGCAATGGAAAAACTGGATCAGCTCTCGCTCATTGGAAAATCCGTTCTTTAGCTATTTAGACTTAAGAATGCCTGTCGCCCACACTGCTCAAGAGCAGGCAAAATTGTTAGATTGGCAATTCGCTGAAATTTGGCAGCATTTAACCCAAAACGCCTTGCTAGCGAATACACTGGTGATTATTACCGCTGATATTGCAAATGAAATTGAGGCAGAAAATAGCTTCGATAAACAACACATTCAAGTGCCGATGATGTTCTACTGGCAAGGCGAAAGCAAAGAGTACCATTTCCTTTCAAGCCATTTAGATATTATGCCAACCTTACTGAGCCAATTCTTCGGCGTGCAAAATCCGCTGAATGATTATGCACAAGGTATGGATTTAAGCACCCAGAACCAACGTTTATGGGTATCCAGCTCTAATCACAAATGGAATGTGGCGATTATGCCGAATGGCGAGCAGTATCAAATCGATCGTAAAGGCAACTTTAAGCACTTTAACAGCGATGGCGAACACGAGAAAGAAACCCGACCGCCATTGGCATTGTTTTTACAAATGATTCAACAGAGCAATCAGTTTATTGCGAAGTGA
- a CDS encoding Uncharacterized HTH-type transcriptional regulator HI_0893: MSRRSEPKEEMVNRILAATESLIVQEGLQNLSMRNIAKEAGIASGTLYLYFKTKDDLLHSLAAELLACYNGYMDFDFQPELGLFEQYQALIKKKWLFLTERLDLVKQFQAVIGIDELIRETIADETSFWNKLILEGKKQKIIADLPNELLYSLSIGTLVDIQYLQKLNQEIEFETYLDEIILRTWKAIAF; encoded by the coding sequence ATGTCTAGACGAAGCGAACCAAAAGAAGAGATGGTAAACCGTATTTTAGCGGCAACCGAGTCGTTAATTGTTCAAGAAGGTTTGCAAAATCTTTCAATGCGTAATATTGCAAAAGAAGCAGGGATCGCTTCTGGCACATTATATCTTTATTTTAAAACTAAAGATGATTTGTTGCATTCGTTAGCCGCTGAACTATTGGCATGCTATAACGGTTATATGGATTTTGACTTTCAGCCGGAGCTTGGGCTATTCGAGCAATATCAAGCATTGATTAAGAAAAAATGGCTGTTTTTGACCGAACGGTTAGATTTGGTAAAACAGTTTCAAGCAGTGATTGGAATTGACGAATTAATTCGAGAAACCATTGCAGATGAAACTTCGTTTTGGAATAAATTAATTCTGGAAGGAAAAAAGCAAAAAATTATTGCCGATCTACCAAATGAGTTACTTTATAGTTTAAGTATCGGTACTTTAGTCGATATCCAATATTTGCAAAAGCTGAATCAAGAAATTGAGTTTGAAACGTATTTGGACGAGATTATTTTACGCACTTGGAAAGCCATCGCTTTTTAA
- the mukE gene encoding Chromosome partition protein mukE yields the protein MTDNIQDLISPKLALAIANPIFPELDSQLRAGRHINTEQLDQHAFLMDFQAELESFYRRYHVELIRAPEGFFYLRPKASTLIARSAMSEMEMLVGKVLCYLYLSPERLAQQGIFSQDDVYEELLSLADESKLLKAVNPRSTGSDLDRAKLAEKVGGALRRLARIDIITRVGEQNSKKFVISESVFRFGADVRTGDDLREAQLRLIRDGEATTPALLNEQAVEIDENIADEEPFDGENE from the coding sequence ATGACAGACAATATCCAAGATCTCATTTCCCCAAAACTGGCACTTGCGATTGCCAATCCGATTTTTCCGGAGCTGGACAGCCAATTACGTGCCGGTCGCCACATTAATACCGAGCAGCTTGACCAACACGCCTTTTTGATGGATTTTCAAGCGGAACTAGAGAGTTTTTACCGCCGTTATCACGTTGAGTTGATTCGAGCTCCGGAAGGCTTTTTTTACTTACGTCCGAAAGCCTCGACTCTGATTGCCCGTTCGGCAATGTCGGAAATGGAAATGTTAGTGGGTAAAGTGTTGTGCTACCTCTATTTAAGCCCGGAGCGTTTGGCTCAGCAGGGGATTTTCAGCCAAGATGATGTGTATGAAGAATTACTCAGTCTTGCCGATGAAAGCAAATTATTAAAAGCGGTAAACCCACGTTCGACCGGTTCTGATTTAGACCGTGCCAAGTTGGCAGAAAAAGTCGGCGGAGCATTACGCAGATTAGCCCGTATCGACATTATTACCCGAGTGGGCGAGCAAAACAGCAAAAAATTTGTGATTTCAGAATCAGTCTTCCGCTTTGGGGCTGATGTGCGTACCGGTGATGACCTAAGAGAGGCCCAACTTCGCTTAATCCGTGATGGTGAAGCGACAACTCCAGCTTTGTTAAACGAACAAGCGGTCGAAATAGATGAAAATATTGCAGATGAAGAACCCTTTGACGGAGAAAATGAGTGA
- the yejL gene encoding Uncharacterized protein conserved in bacteria — MATKSKYHTKQFEQLLADLIATIEKHKAPVDLSLMALGNMITNILSENIQSPAQREALADAFADALKQSLKTK, encoded by the coding sequence ATGGCAACGAAATCTAAATACCACACCAAACAATTTGAGCAGCTATTGGCTGACCTCATCGCCACCATAGAAAAGCATAAAGCACCGGTGGATTTATCCTTAATGGCATTAGGCAATATGATAACTAACATTTTAAGTGAAAATATTCAAAGCCCGGCACAAAGAGAAGCTCTCGCTGATGCCTTTGCCGATGCATTAAAACAATCACTAAAAACCAAATAA
- the mukF gene encoding Chromosome partition protein mukF gives MQNELAQTIPELISWTKDREFSLSLSSDRLAFLLAISIYNQEQTDGELLESDLVDLFRYVSNSFEQSDATFIQRANNAINDLVRQRLLNRFSSEFTEGLAIYRVTPLGVGISNYYVRQREFSTLRLSIQLSIVADEIQRASVAAEEGTEQAADERFWRNNVFAPLKYSVAEIFDSIDLSQRIMDENQHQIRERIAELLSQNWHEAIMSCEQLLDETSGNLRELQDTLNAAGDKLQAQLLRIQSCLMARDDLDFIDQLIVNLQNKLDRIISWGQQAIDLWIGYDRHVHKFIRTAIDMDKNRVFGQRLRQSIQDYYNNPWLLYTAKADSLLDLRDDEAMLNEAESVGELPSELEYESLSDVQEQIVSAMQAHLAPFRAEGKPIDLGVILREQLARFPESRHFDVARIIVDQAVKLGMASQDSQAVYPQWQPINEQGAEVQANVIDQYNK, from the coding sequence ATGCAGAACGAATTGGCACAGACTATTCCAGAACTCATCTCTTGGACGAAAGATCGTGAATTTTCGCTTTCACTCTCTTCCGACCGCTTAGCGTTTCTACTTGCTATCTCTATTTATAATCAAGAACAGACAGATGGTGAATTGTTAGAAAGCGATCTTGTTGATCTTTTCCGTTATGTTTCAAATTCGTTTGAGCAATCTGATGCCACTTTTATCCAGCGTGCCAATAATGCGATTAATGATTTAGTCAGACAACGTTTGTTAAACCGTTTCAGTAGCGAATTTACGGAAGGTTTGGCAATTTATCGTGTTACGCCGTTAGGGGTAGGGATTTCAAATTATTACGTTCGACAGCGGGAATTTTCTACCCTGCGCTTATCAATCCAACTTTCGATTGTGGCAGATGAAATTCAGAGAGCATCAGTAGCAGCCGAAGAGGGAACTGAACAGGCGGCAGATGAACGTTTTTGGCGAAACAATGTGTTTGCCCCATTGAAATATTCGGTGGCGGAAATTTTTGACAGCATCGATCTTTCGCAACGGATTATGGATGAAAACCAACACCAAATTCGTGAGCGAATAGCCGAACTGCTTAGCCAAAACTGGCACGAAGCAATTATGAGTTGTGAGCAGTTGTTAGACGAAACCTCGGGGAATTTGCGTGAGTTGCAAGATACCTTAAATGCAGCCGGCGATAAACTGCAAGCTCAATTATTACGGATTCAAAGTTGCCTGATGGCTCGTGATGATTTGGATTTTATCGATCAGCTGATTGTGAATTTACAAAATAAGCTAGACCGCATTATCAGTTGGGGGCAGCAAGCTATCGATCTTTGGATCGGTTATGACCGCCACGTGCATAAATTTATTCGTACTGCGATTGATATGGACAAAAACCGTGTATTCGGGCAACGTTTACGCCAATCGATCCAAGATTATTACAACAACCCTTGGCTGCTTTATACTGCAAAAGCCGATTCATTACTAGACTTGCGTGATGATGAGGCGATGTTAAATGAGGCAGAATCGGTGGGCGAGTTGCCAAGTGAGTTAGAGTATGAGTCGCTTTCAGATGTGCAAGAGCAAATTGTTTCGGCAATGCAAGCTCATTTAGCGCCGTTCCGTGCTGAAGGTAAACCGATAGATTTAGGCGTTATCTTGCGTGAACAGCTTGCCCGATTCCCGGAATCCCGTCACTTTGACGTAGCCCGTATTATTGTGGATCAAGCCGTTAAGTTAGGTATGGCAAGCCAAGACAGCCAAGCCGTTTACCCACAATGGCAGCCGATTAACGAGCAAGGGGCAGAAGTGCAGGCGAACGTTATCGACCAATACAATAAATAA
- the mukB gene encoding Structural maintenance of chromosome-related protein encodes MIDTTELQTNPQIAPLARPNDVQRGKFLSLTLINWNGFFARTFDLDDLVTTLSGGNGAGKSTTMAGFVTALIPDLTLLNFRNTTEAGSTAGSRDKGLYGKLKAGVCYAVLESFNSRGQRIITGVRLQQIVGRDKKVDIRSFSLQNIPQEQSIISLLTEQVGNKARVLALNELKDQFENSEVQFKQYHSITDYHSFMFDLGVIPKRLRSAADRSKFYKLIEASLYGGISSVITKSLRDYLLPENTGVRQAFQDMESALRENRMTLEAIKVTQSDRDMFKRLITESTNYVSADYMRNANERRGNVQQALEQRKEWYAAKSKILLEQQRFVEFSRESADIAEAEQALEADYNSANDHLNLVMNALRHQEKIERYQDEVEELNIKLEEQQEALEEIAEIAENAQARADEADDHVEELRSQMADYQQALDAQQTRALQYQQAVNALEKAEQLTGLVNLDLNNIEDYHAEFVAQAEDLTDQVFELEQRLSVSDMAKTQFEKAFELVCKISGEIDRLQAWEEARALLSAFPEQKMQAQQAVSLRQKLNDLEQRLQQQQNAQRLVAEFNQKSQQQLNSAEELDAYFEEQQARLEDLEAELSDFVEQRSTQRQQREQLNQQYQQLAKNAPAWHTAQSALARLEEQCGEKFEASQSVMQFMQNMLSKEREATLARDELARKEQLLDEQINRLSQPDGSEDARLNQLAERFGGVLLSELYDDVSIEDAPYFSALYGEARHAIVVRDLEAVKTQLEKLDDCPSDLYLIEGDPSAFDDAVFSAEELGEGVVVKVSDRQWRYSKFPEVPLFGRAAREKHLATLKAERDETAEKHAERAFDVQKCQRLHQHLSQFVGTHLNLAFQENPEMLMQEIAAERAEIERELAQSAGNEQQLRHQLESVKAQLQMLNKILPLASLLADETLEARAQECREQLELAEEDEMFIRQFGATLSQLEPIAAALKSDPALFEQLEADYRRSVAEQKVLQQKVFSLADVMNRRLHFSYQETVGTEGSALTEQLRQRLENAQREREQARDQLRQAQAQLSQYNQVLTGLRSSYEAKSQMLQELIREIDDLGVRGDSGAEERARFRRDELQQRLSQQRSRKGYLDKQIAVIEAEMDNLNRTLRKAERDYHTQRELVVQAKASWCIVQRLSRNSDVEKRLNRRELAYQSAEELRSISDKALGALRTAVADNEYLRDSLRASEDSRKPENKVAFFIAVYQHLRERIRQDIIKTDDPIDAIEQMEIELSRLTNELTSREKKLAISAESVANILRKTIQREQQRILQLNQGLQNIAFGQVKGVRLVVNIRDTHAILLNALSNNREEHKDLFDSQKLSFSEALAMLYKRVNPHIEMGQRTPQTIGEELLDYRNYLDLEVETFRGADGWMRAESSALSTGEAIGTGMSILLMVVQSWEEEARRMRAKDILPARLLFLDEAARLDATSINTLFELCERLDMQLLIAAPENISPERGTTYKLVRKITNNQEYVHVVGLKGFAK; translated from the coding sequence ATGATTGATACCACAGAATTGCAAACTAATCCTCAAATTGCACCGCTTGCACGACCAAATGATGTACAACGCGGTAAATTTCTCTCTTTAACGTTGATTAACTGGAACGGTTTTTTTGCTCGAACCTTTGATTTAGATGACTTAGTAACCACGCTTTCAGGTGGTAACGGCGCAGGTAAATCCACTACAATGGCTGGGTTTGTAACCGCGTTGATCCCCGATTTAACCTTGCTTAATTTCCGCAATACAACTGAGGCAGGCTCAACCGCCGGTTCTCGTGATAAAGGCTTATACGGTAAGTTAAAAGCAGGTGTTTGCTATGCGGTGTTAGAGTCATTCAATTCCCGTGGGCAACGGATTATTACCGGTGTGCGTTTGCAACAAATTGTCGGACGGGATAAAAAAGTCGATATTCGTTCGTTCTCGCTCCAGAATATTCCCCAAGAGCAAAGCATTATCAGCCTACTCACCGAACAAGTGGGGAATAAGGCTAGAGTGCTGGCGTTAAATGAACTCAAAGATCAATTTGAGAACAGCGAAGTTCAATTCAAACAGTATCATTCGATTACCGATTACCACAGTTTTATGTTCGATTTAGGCGTAATTCCAAAACGCCTTCGCTCGGCAGCCGACCGTAGCAAATTCTACAAACTAATCGAGGCCTCGCTTTATGGTGGTATTTCAAGTGTGATTACCAAATCCTTGCGTGATTACTTGTTACCGGAAAATACGGGCGTTCGCCAAGCGTTCCAAGATATGGAATCTGCTCTGCGTGAAAACCGTATGACCTTAGAGGCGATTAAGGTCACGCAATCGGATCGGGATATGTTCAAACGCTTAATTACCGAATCGACCAATTATGTGTCGGCGGATTATATGCGTAATGCGAATGAACGCCGTGGTAATGTGCAACAAGCGTTAGAACAACGTAAAGAGTGGTATGCGGCAAAATCTAAAATTTTGCTCGAACAGCAACGCTTTGTGGAATTTAGCCGTGAAAGTGCGGATATTGCCGAGGCAGAGCAGGCGTTAGAGGCAGATTACAATAGTGCGAACGATCATCTAAATTTAGTAATGAATGCGTTACGCCACCAAGAGAAAATCGAACGCTACCAAGACGAAGTTGAAGAGCTGAATATTAAGCTGGAAGAACAGCAAGAGGCATTAGAAGAAATTGCAGAAATTGCAGAAAATGCTCAGGCTCGAGCGGATGAGGCTGATGATCACGTTGAAGAATTGCGTTCCCAAATGGCGGATTACCAACAAGCTTTAGACGCACAGCAAACTCGCGCATTGCAATACCAACAAGCGGTGAATGCGTTAGAAAAAGCCGAACAGCTGACCGGCTTAGTGAATTTAGATTTAAATAATATTGAAGATTACCACGCAGAATTTGTGGCTCAAGCCGAAGATCTTACCGATCAAGTATTTGAGCTGGAGCAACGTTTAAGTGTGTCGGATATGGCGAAAACCCAATTTGAAAAAGCGTTTGAATTGGTTTGCAAAATTTCCGGTGAAATTGACCGCTTGCAAGCGTGGGAAGAGGCTCGAGCGTTACTTTCTGCCTTCCCTGAGCAAAAAATGCAGGCTCAACAAGCGGTGAGTTTACGCCAAAAACTCAACGATTTAGAACAGCGTTTGCAACAACAGCAAAATGCCCAGCGTTTAGTGGCGGAATTTAACCAAAAATCGCAACAACAGCTTAATTCAGCGGAAGAATTAGACGCCTATTTTGAAGAGCAGCAAGCTCGCCTAGAAGATTTAGAGGCAGAGCTTTCGGATTTTGTAGAGCAGCGTTCAACCCAACGCCAACAACGTGAACAGCTTAATCAACAATATCAGCAATTAGCGAAAAATGCACCGGCTTGGCATACGGCACAATCGGCTCTGGCTCGTTTGGAAGAGCAATGTGGCGAGAAGTTTGAAGCCAGCCAATCAGTGATGCAGTTTATGCAAAATATGTTGAGCAAAGAGCGTGAAGCCACCCTTGCTCGTGATGAATTGGCTCGTAAAGAACAACTGCTTGATGAGCAAATTAATCGCTTAAGCCAGCCGGACGGCTCGGAAGACGCCCGCTTAAACCAGTTGGCAGAACGTTTTGGCGGTGTGTTACTCTCTGAATTATATGATGATGTATCAATCGAAGATGCACCTTATTTCTCCGCCTTATACGGCGAGGCTCGCCACGCTATTGTAGTGCGTGATTTAGAGGCGGTTAAAACACAGCTAGAGAAATTAGACGATTGCCCAAGTGATCTTTATTTAATTGAAGGTGATCCGTCCGCCTTTGACGATGCGGTATTTAGTGCCGAGGAATTAGGCGAAGGCGTGGTGGTGAAAGTCTCCGATCGTCAATGGCGTTATTCTAAATTCCCTGAAGTGCCGTTATTCGGACGTGCTGCTCGTGAAAAACATTTAGCGACTTTAAAAGCAGAGCGTGATGAAACCGCAGAGAAACACGCTGAACGTGCCTTTGACGTGCAGAAATGCCAGCGTTTACATCAACACTTAAGCCAGTTTGTCGGCACGCACTTAAATTTAGCATTCCAAGAAAACCCTGAAATGTTAATGCAAGAGATTGCGGCAGAACGGGCAGAGATCGAACGTGAATTGGCACAATCAGCCGGTAACGAACAGCAATTACGCCACCAATTAGAAAGCGTAAAAGCCCAGTTGCAAATGTTGAATAAAATTCTACCGCTTGCGAGTTTATTAGCTGATGAAACGCTGGAAGCACGAGCACAAGAGTGCCGTGAACAATTAGAATTGGCGGAAGAAGATGAAATGTTTATCCGCCAATTTGGGGCAACATTAAGCCAACTTGAGCCGATTGCGGCTGCATTAAAAAGTGATCCGGCTTTATTTGAGCAGTTGGAAGCCGATTACCGCCGTTCGGTTGCCGAGCAAAAAGTGTTACAGCAAAAAGTGTTCAGTTTGGCTGATGTAATGAATCGCCGCCTACATTTTAGCTATCAAGAAACCGTGGGAACGGAAGGCTCGGCATTAACCGAACAGCTACGCCAACGTTTGGAGAATGCACAACGTGAGCGTGAACAGGCTCGAGATCAGTTGCGTCAAGCTCAAGCCCAACTTTCGCAATATAACCAAGTATTAACCGGTTTACGCAGTTCTTATGAGGCGAAAAGCCAAATGCTACAAGAGCTCATTCGTGAAATTGATGATTTGGGCGTGCGTGGCGATAGCGGAGCGGAAGAGCGAGCCAGATTCCGCCGTGATGAATTACAACAACGCTTAAGCCAGCAACGTTCCCGAAAAGGTTATTTAGACAAACAAATTGCGGTGATTGAAGCGGAAATGGATAACCTGAACCGCACCTTACGCAAAGCCGAACGCGATTACCATACACAACGTGAATTGGTCGTGCAGGCAAAAGCCAGCTGGTGTATTGTGCAACGTTTATCTCGTAACAGCGATGTAGAAAAACGCTTAAATCGCCGTGAGTTGGCGTATCAATCGGCAGAAGAATTACGTTCGATTTCAGATAAAGCTCTCGGGGCATTACGCACCGCCGTGGCGGATAATGAATACCTGCGTGATAGTTTGCGGGCTTCGGAAGATAGTCGTAAGCCGGAAAACAAAGTGGCGTTCTTTATTGCAGTTTATCAGCATTTGCGTGAGCGGATTCGCCAAGATATTATTAAAACTGATGACCCGATTGATGCGATTGAGCAGATGGAAATCGAGCTTTCACGTCTAACCAATGAATTAACTAGTCGTGAGAAAAAACTGGCGATCAGTGCGGAAAGTGTGGCGAATATTTTACGCAAAACCATTCAGCGTGAACAACAACGTATTTTGCAACTGAACCAAGGTTTACAAAATATTGCGTTCGGTCAGGTAAAAGGGGTGCGTTTGGTGGTGAATATCCGAGATACGCACGCCATTTTACTCAATGCGTTATCTAATAATCGAGAGGAACACAAAGATTTATTCGACAGCCAAAAATTGAGCTTCTCCGAAGCCTTAGCAATGTTGTATAAACGGGTGAATCCACATATTGAGATGGGGCAACGTACACCGCAAACCATTGGCGAAGAGTTATTGGATTACCGCAACTACTTAGATTTAGAAGTGGAAACGTTCCGTGGCGCAGACGGCTGGATGCGTGCAGAAAGTAGTGCGTTATCGACTGGTGAGGCGATCGGTACCGGTATGTCGATTCTCTTAATGGTAGTACAAAGCTGGGAAGAAGAGGCTCGTCGTATGCGTGCCAAAGATATTCTACCGGCTCGCTTATTGTTCTTAGATGAAGCGGCTCGATTAGATGCTACCTCAATTAATACGCTATTTGAACTCTGCGAACGCTTAGATATGCAGCTATTAATTGCCGCCCCTGAAAATATCAGCCCTGAACGAGGCACAACTTATAAATTGGTGCGTAAAATTACCAATAACCAAGAGTATGTTCACGTTGTTGGATTGAAGGGCTTTGCTAAGTAA
- the sotB gene encoding Sugar efflux transporter, whose amino-acid sequence METLAIFLFSEIWKFDFVFTFIFKILKINVFFSDFINMKLARKAQRRLSFLRVFSLAFAAFMVNTTEFIPIALLSDIANSFQMEPSAAGIMMTVYAWVVFSLSLPLMLLTANMERKRLLLMLFTVFTLSHIVSVMATDFWILLISRVLIAIAHAIFWSITASLAIRLAPKDKKKQALGLLTLGSSLAMILGLPLGRMIGQALGWRATFGIIGVIALIVLMMIWRLLPYLPSKNAGSIKSLPLLFKRPMLIGIYLLVALIVSGHFTAYSYIEPFMIKISSVSVENTTFILLVFGLAGVVASFLFGRLYGKGPNKFILTGIAIIMFSQLCLLFLSGSTVAMFMLAFLWGIGITGMSIALQIKVLELAPDATDVATAIFSGTYNLGIGGGALLGSAAIQQLGLANIGFVGGSIAFVAMVWFVFISLKYRKGI is encoded by the coding sequence ATGGAAACATTGGCAATCTTTTTATTTTCAGAAATTTGGAAATTTGATTTTGTTTTTACATTTATTTTTAAAATTTTGAAAATAAATGTGTTTTTCTCGGATTTCATTAATATGAAACTTGCACGAAAAGCTCAACGGAGACTATCGTTTCTTAGAGTATTTAGCCTTGCCTTTGCGGCTTTTATGGTAAACACCACCGAATTTATTCCGATTGCGTTGCTTTCAGATATTGCAAACAGTTTCCAAATGGAACCTTCAGCGGCAGGTATTATGATGACGGTTTATGCATGGGTGGTATTTTCGTTATCGTTACCGCTGATGTTACTTACCGCGAATATGGAAAGAAAACGGCTGTTGCTGATGTTATTTACGGTGTTTACCTTGAGCCATATTGTATCGGTAATGGCAACGGATTTTTGGATCTTACTGATTTCTCGGGTATTAATTGCGATTGCCCACGCTATTTTCTGGTCGATTACAGCATCACTTGCCATTCGGCTTGCCCCGAAAGATAAGAAAAAACAAGCGTTGGGGCTACTGACATTAGGCAGTTCACTGGCGATGATTTTAGGTTTGCCTCTTGGGCGAATGATCGGGCAAGCCTTAGGCTGGCGGGCAACCTTTGGCATTATTGGTGTTATCGCCTTGATTGTGCTAATGATGATTTGGCGGTTGCTGCCTTATTTACCAAGCAAAAATGCAGGCTCGATAAAAAGTTTGCCTTTGTTATTTAAACGCCCGATGTTAATCGGCATTTATTTGCTGGTGGCATTGATCGTTTCAGGACATTTTACCGCTTACAGCTATATTGAGCCGTTTATGATTAAAATCAGTTCGGTGAGTGTGGAAAACACCACATTTATTTTGCTGGTTTTTGGCTTAGCAGGTGTGGTGGCAAGTTTTTTATTTGGTCGCTTATATGGAAAAGGCCCGAATAAATTTATCTTAACTGGAATTGCCATTATTATGTTCAGCCAGCTTTGTTTACTGTTTTTGAGTGGGTCAACAGTTGCGATGTTTATGCTCGCTTTTTTATGGGGAATTGGTATTACCGGAATGAGCATTGCGTTACAAATAAAGGTACTTGAACTTGCCCCTGATGCTACTGATGTCGCAACGGCAATTTTTTCCGGCACTTATAATTTAGGCATTGGTGGTGGAGCATTACTGGGGAGTGCCGCCATTCAACAACTGGGTTTAGCTAACATTGGTTTTGTTGGTGGAAGCATTGCCTTTGTTGCAATGGTTTGGTTTGTGTTTATTAGCCTGAAATATAGGAAGGGTATATAG